One window from the genome of Cryptomeria japonica chromosome 6, Sugi_1.0, whole genome shotgun sequence encodes:
- the LOC131044319 gene encoding G-type lectin S-receptor-like serine/threonine-protein kinase At2g19130 — translation MVVANADMYGDSVIMVVANADVYGDSVILVVANALVVANADPYGDSNGLENILLDAEFSPKVAAFELAKLVGRDFSKVLTTNRETRGYLAPEWLYGLPITMKADVCNFGMTLLELISRQQNSDLSIQDSQHYFPTWEATQINKGNTIDIVDERIANMADIEEVRRAALVSFLCIQMDENERPSMAQIVRILEGKSEGDVEQYERSLQALVNDHCD, via the exons ATGGTAGTTGCCAATGCTGACATGTACGGTGATTCCGTGATTATGGTAGTTGCCAATGCTGATGTGTACGGTGATTCCGTGATTTTGGTAGTTGCCAATGCTCTGGTAGTTGCCAATGCTGATCCGTACGGTGATTCAAATGGC CTAGAAAACATTCTCCTGGATGCTGAATTCTCTCCAAAAGTGGCTGCTTTTGAGCTGGCAAAGCTTGTTGGCAGAGATTTCAGCAAAGTGCTGACAACAAACAGGGAAACAAGAGGGTATTTAGCTCCCGAGTGGCTTTATGGCTTGCCAATAACAATGAAGGCGGATGTATGCAATTTTGGCATGACCCTGCTCGAACTGATCTCAAGGCAACAAAATAGTGACTTGAGCATCCAGGACTCTCAGCACTACTTTCCGACTTGGGAAGCAACTCAAATTAACAAGGGAAACACAATCGATATTGTGGATGAAAGGATTGCAAACATGGCAGATATTGAAGAGGTGAGAAGAGCAGCTTTGGTGAGCTTTCTGTGCATTCAAATGGATGAGAATGAACGACCGAGCATGGCTCAAATTGTTCGGATATTGGAAGGCAAATCAGAAGGTGATGTGGAACAATATGAGAGGTCCCTCCAAGCCCTTGTCAATGATCATTGTGATTAG
- the LOC131876790 gene encoding G-type lectin S-receptor-like serine/threonine-protein kinase At1g11303, giving the protein MGFFSPNGTNKWYVGIWYAQNPDKNIVWVANRETPVRDMPGVCTLSSTGYLTLSDLQGKAIWSSNNTQQTQYKNGVSFYSTGEWIGSYFSTLPGAKSDPLFTEELVVFSPTRMYYTYGQRAYTQSWSDNGDGSSQLQRCVQGFHPRNATTWTSQEWWSSGCVRRTPLNCTTDGFLQVSDKSLSDEEAVQYSQQSTLLGCKTACLNNCSCTVFAVSNSNPLSAHAGRGSNRVVALSVSISLGLALLSALFILAWFIQRRRRRLVEKFVKDDTSTSLRAFSYKELKVANKNFALKLGKGAFGSVFKGTLLDKSLVAVKKLEGFVQAKSS; this is encoded by the exons ATGGGATTTTTCAGTCCCAATGGAACCAATAAATGGTATGTTGGCATCTGGTATGCCCAGAACCCTGACAAGAACATCGTTTGGGTGGCTAACAGGGAGACTCCCGTCAGAGACATGCCCGGCGTTTGTACGCTCTCTTCAACTGGTTATCTCACTCTCTCTGATTTGCAAGGAAAAGCCATCTGGTCGAGCAATAATACTCAGCAAACACAG TATAAAAATGGTGTTTCATTTTACAGTACGGGTGAATGGATTGGCAGCTACTTCTCCACTTTGCCAGGGGCTAAATCTGATCCTCTTTTTACGGAGGAATTAGTAGTGTTTTCTCCCACAAGAATGTATTACACATATGGGCAGCGGGCTTACACCCAAAGCTGGTCCGATAATGGTGACGGAAGTTCTCAACTCCAACG CTGTGTCCAAGGCTTCCACCCAAGAAACGCTACTACATGGACTTCTCAGGAGTGGTGGTCAAGCGGTTGTGTTCGGCGTACTCCATTAAACTGTACCACAGATGGTTTCCTCCAAGTCAGTGATAAGTCTTTGTCTGATGAAGAAGCTGTTCAATACAGTCAACAATCGACACTACTAGGATGTAAAACTGCTTGCCTCAATAATTGCTCCTGCACGGTCTTTGCTGTCTCTAATTCTAATCCT TTGTCAGCGCACGCAGGAAGAGGCAGCAACAGAGTAGTTGCACTCTCTGTTTCAATTTCTTTGGGCCTTGCTCTTTTGAGTGCTCTCTTCATTCTTGCATGGTTTATTCAGCGCAGGCGCAGAAGACTGGTTGAAAAATTCGTGAAGGACGACACTTCAACATCGCTCAGAGCATTCAGTTACAAAGAGCTCAAAGTTGCGAACAAGAATTTCGCCCTTAAGTTGGGAAAGGGAGCATTTGGCTCTGTCTTCAAAGGAACTCTGTTAGACAAATCGCTTGTAGCAGTGAAAAAATTAGAGGGTTTCGTACAAGCAAAAAGCAGTTAG